The following coding sequences are from one Capsicum annuum cultivar UCD-10X-F1 chromosome 3, UCD10Xv1.1, whole genome shotgun sequence window:
- the LOC107862198 gene encoding guanine nucleotide-binding protein subunit beta-like protein (The RefSeq protein has 3 substitutions compared to this genomic sequence) → MAQESLVLRGTMKAHTDWVTAIATPIDNSDMIVTSSRDKSIIVWSLTKDGPTYGVPRRRLTGHGHFVQDVVLSSDGMFALSGSWDGELRLWDLQAGTTARSFVGHTKDVLSVAFSVDNRQIVSASRDKSIKLWNTLGECKYTIQDGDSHSDWVSCVRFSPNTLQPTIVSGSWDRTVKIWNLTNCKLRSTLAGHTGYVNTVAVSPDGSLCASGGKDGVILLWDLAEGKKLYSLDAGSIIHTLCFSPNRYWLCAATESSIKIWDLESKSIVVDLRVDLKQESEMLAATPDGGAAPVKNKIIYCTSLSWSADGSTLYRGYTDGLIRVWGIGRY, encoded by the exons ATGGCGCAAGAATCACTTGTCCTCCGCGGCACCATGAAAGCCCACACTGATTGGGTAACCGCCATTGCTACCCCAATTGACAACTCCGACATGATTGTCACTTCTTCGAGAGACAAATCCATCATTGTCTGGTCACTAACCAAAGACGGCCCAACATACGGTGTCCCCCGCCGCCGTCTCACCGGACACGGCCACTTTGTCCAGGATGTCGTTCTTTCCTCCGACGGTATGTTCGCTCTTTCCGGTTCATGGGATGGTGAGCTTCGTTTATGGGATCTTCAGGCGGGGACCACCGCTCGTAGGTTTGTTGGTCATACTAAGGATGTGCTATCCGTTGCGTTTTCGGTTGATAACCGTCAGATTGTTTCCGCGTCTAGGGACAAGTCGATTAAGCTGTGGAACACTTTAGGTGAGTGTAAGTACACTATTCAGGATGGGGATTCGCATTCTGATTGGGTTTCGTGTGTGCGTTTTAGCCCGAATACGCTTCAGCCAACTATCGTTTCGGGTTCATGGGACCGTACTGTGAAGATATGGAACTTGACTAACTGTAAGCTGCGTTCGACTCTTGCTGGACACACTGGGTATGTCAACACTGTGGCGGTTTCGCCTGATGGTTCGCTGTGTGCTAGTGGAGGGAAGGATGGAGTTATTTTGCTGTGGGATTTGGCTGAGGGGAAGAAGCTGTACTCGCTTGACGCGGGTTCGATTATTCATACTCTTTGCTTTAGTCCTAACAGGTACTGGCTTTGCGCCGCGACTGAGTCTAGCATTAAGATTTGGGATTTGGAGAGCAAGAGCATTGTGGTTGATCTTCGAGTGGATCTCAAGCAAGAGAGTGAGATGCTTGCTGCCACTCCTGATGGAGGAGCTGCTCCTGTCAAGAACAAG ATCATTTACTGTACCAGTTTGAGCTGGAGTGCTGATGGAAGCACACTTTTCAGTGGATATACAGATGGTTTGATTAGGGTCTGGGGTATTGGTCGTTATTAG